A window of the Pararge aegeria chromosome 2, ilParAegt1.1, whole genome shotgun sequence genome harbors these coding sequences:
- the LOC120634699 gene encoding protein split ends-like: protein MGRKVLIAVLCCVAFSEISAKAVKAANSVGLIDNVSAESVPQQYRNVYSYASANPYAAYSFHVPQFVAPNFNQIVPLNQERILAQSTNNYLRDSYGQRLVEAPQAYAYKAALPQQFVPLQKLPAHLSQPFVAAAPNAQYGQATHFFGTTPFRLANLQAISNHQANPFGAQQPLVYAQNVRTLVAAPASKPQANGQPVAQQQSTSNNNVYANILKAGQYNQFWKEPNPQIIQGDPKISASDHQENQQSLPLVHAPKQTTITSFTNGKKTVVNLITKPPVPLLDLTLLEPLTFDNPLVPQVQHFLPKIHSVTYKKLPELNQKKVVTIKRKTTKKIKKQKKPKIAQDEIEVNHTPTISDVKPEISYEINSPNYKETYTEKKLTYNKETQSKPVHVSYEKKTEMKPVTYSYGKHTQKEPVHYNYVHNSNEPAKLKQAYLEDNKEKTKHLIYHFSPEEQSDVQNEENNSESPIESVEIYEDDPNESDSEEGRLQQQQHEHQQVHQHQQHQQQQQHQQHQHQQHHEPQHQQHHEPQHQQHHEPQHQQYHENQAQNHHHQHHQPQQQHKQHHLDYNKNHGSHHGPQHEKPQHQQYHPEYKQQHDERQHHEPLQRQHHEPQQREHHEPQQNQYQQHKKHDQKQKIHDNAKHELAEEAYNQPDQNYREEPEPEHREVAYYENSKENVEPEHRQDAYYENPKNAYVEAQEESPEPIIHKSSPQQEEKQYEAIVPEYEEDITILPTHKPHAPIRGSNNKHRSHPEPQSEEVRYDYPKSYYSSPVSQEKSNRIIIKDDHPKPPQEIYKPNDELIEAMVKKQEESEDDFEQAYKDAAYGFPAYESSVRNTDKEKEIYNPANYGVARFHNDFDGEKSQLRQYEAEGDEYPTQMRSNYKDTRDKTNENYYTDYADSGPQSLIDRKKQKEQYYDSYNEHKPQKYYAKDDSDNQQSAKFTVGSSFSYPGAPQKQYAKFTSRITPLDEYNYGKEKPSDSSAFGTGTYSKTQFLEPHYQYGFEPIRVSRLLDRELAAMASDHSPETIKKMYKENYFIEKSSTSKGEKLTS, encoded by the exons ATGGGGAGAaag GTATTAATAGCAGTGTTGTGCTGCGTGGCGTTTAGTGAGATCTCAGCAAAAGCCGTTAAAGCAGCTAACAGTGTTGGACTTATAGATAATGTCAGTGCCGAAAGTGTGCCCCAACAGTATCGCAATGTGTACTCGTACGCCAGTGCTAACCCGTACGCGGCCTATTCCTTCCACGTCCCGCAGTTCGTTGCGCCGAATTTCAACCAAATTGTTCCCTTGAATCAAGAGAGAATACTGGCGCAGAGCACAAACAATTACTTGAGGGATTCCTATGGACAACGACTCGTGGAGGCGCCGCAAGCGTACGCGTACAAGGCTGCATTGCCTCAACAATTCGTGCCACTGCAGAAGCTGCCGGCACATCTTAGCCAGCCCTTTGTAGCGGCTGCCCCGAACGCTCAATATGGACAAGCGACCCACTTCTTCGGAACAACACCATTCAGATTAGCTAATTTGCAAGCCATTTCAAATCATCAAGCAAACCCATTCGGTGCCCAACAACCGTTAGTATACGCCCAGAATGTAAGGACTCTAGTTGCGGCACCAGCGTCGAAACCTCAGGCTAATGGACAACCCGTCGCTCAGCAGCAATCTACAAGCAACAACAATGTATACGCTAACATTCTCAAGGCCGGTCAATATAATCAATTTTGGAAGGAACCGAATCCCCAAATAATACAAGGGGATCCTAAAATTTCAGCTAGTGACCATCAAGAAAATCAACAAAGTTTACCTCTGGTACATGCACCTAAACAAACTACGATTACTTCTTTTACTAATGGCAAGAAAACGGTCGTAAATTTGATCACTAAACCACCAGTGCCTCTTCTTGATTTGACATTGCTAGAACCGTTGACTTTTGACAATCCATTAGTGCCACAAGTGCAACACTTTTTGCCAAAAATACATTcagttacttataaaaaattgcCAGAATTAAATCAGAAAAAAGTTGTTACTATAAAAAGGAAGACGACAAAAAAgatcaagaaacaaaaaaaacccaagATCGCTCAAGACGAGATCGAAGTTAACCATACTCCCACTATAAGTGATGTCAAACCTGAAATTTCCTATGAGATTAATTCTCCAAATTACAAAGAGACGTACACAGAGAAAAAACTGACTTACAATAAGGAAACCCAGTCGAAACCAGTTCATGTAAGCTATGAGAAGAAAACTGAGATGAAGCCGGTGACTTATTCTTATGGGAAACACACACAAAAGGAGCCAGTGCATTATAACTACGTGCATAACTCAAACGAGCCTGCTAAACTTAAACAAGCGTATCTTGAGGATAATAAAGAGAAAACGAAACACCTTATTTACCACTTTTCGCCTGAGGAGCAAAGTGATGTACAGAACGAGGAAAATAATTCTGAGTCCCCTATAGAGTCCGTAGAAATTTATGAAGATGACCCAAATGAAAGTGACTCTGAAGAAGGACGTTTGCAACAACAACAACACGAACATCAGCAAGTACATCAGCACCAACAACATCAGCAACAACAGCAGCATCAACAACATCAACACCAACAACATCACGAACCTCAACACCAGCAACACCACGAACCCCAACACCAACAACATCACGAACCTCAACACCAACAATATCATGAAAACCAAGCACAAAACCATCACCATCAACACCATCAACCACAACAACAACACAAACAACACCACCTAGATTACAATAAAAATCACGGTTCACATCATGGTCCACAGCACGAGAAACCACAGCATCAACAATACCACCCAGAATACAAACAACAACACGACGAACGCCAACACCATGAACCACTACAACGCCAACACCACGAACCACAACAACGCGAACATCACGAACCACAGCAGAACCAATATCAACAACATAAGAAACAtgatcaaaaacaaaaaatacatgaTAATGCAAAGCACGAGTTAGCAGAAGAGGCTTACAATCAACCCGACCAAAACTATAGAGAAGAACCTGAACCTGAACATAGAGAAGTAGCTTACTATGAGAATTCAAAGGAAAATGTTGAACCTGAGCACAGACAGGATGCATACTACGAAAATCCCAAAAATGCTTATGTAGAGGCACAGGAAGAATCTCCAGAACCCATTATACATAAGTCGTCACCTCAACAGGAAGAAAAGCAGTATGAAGCTATAGTTCCCGAGTATGAAGAAGATATAACAATACTACCAACGCATAAACCTCATGCTCCCATACGAGGCTCAAACAATAAACATAGGTCACACCCAGAACCTCAGAGTGAAGAAGTGCGTTATGATTATCCTAAATCGTATTATTCTTCTCCCGTGTCTCAAGAAAAATCTAATCGTATAATAATTAAGGACGATCACCCGAAACCCCCTCaagaaatatacaaacctaACGACGAGCTCATAGAAGCGATGGTGAAGAAGCAGGAAGAAAGTGAGGATGATTTCGAGCAGGCATATAAAGATGCAGCTTATGGGTTCCCTGCATATGAGTCGTCCGTTAGAAACACTGACAAAGAGAAAGAGATTTACAACCCAGCGAACTATGGTGTTGCCCGATTCCATAATGATTTTGACGGAGAAAAAAGTCAATTACGACAATACGAGGCCGAAGGCGACGAATATCCAACACAAATGCGCTCAAACTACAAAGACACCAGAgacaaaacaaatgaaaattacTATACAGACTATGCAGATAGCGGACCCCAGAGCCTAATCGATAGAAAGAAGCAAAAGGAACAATATTACGACAGTTATAACGAGCACAAACCGCAGAAATATTATGCCAAAGACGATTCAGATAACCAGCAAAGCGCGAAATTCACTGTAGGCTCTTCTTTTAGCTATCCTGGAGCTCCACAAAAACAGTATGCGAAATTTACAAGCAGGATTACTCCCTTAGACGAGTATAACTATGGCAAGGAAAAACCAAGCGATAGTTCCGCTTTTGGAACAGGGACTTACTCTAAAACACAATTTTTGGAGCCGCATTATCAATACGGGTTCGAGCCCATAAGGGTGTCTCGGTTATTGGATCGTGAATTAGCCGCTATGGCAAGCGACCATAGTCCCgaaaccattaaaaaaatgtacaaagaaaactattttatagaaaaatctaGTACTTCAAAAGGCGAAAAATTAACAAGCTGA